Genomic DNA from Hordeum vulgare subsp. vulgare chromosome 2H, MorexV3_pseudomolecules_assembly, whole genome shotgun sequence:
AGAAGACCAACACAAATTCTCTCATATAGGGAGACAGAGTATCATTCATGGCAAAATTGAATGTGTTAGGCCTTCCAGTTAAGACAAAAGATAAGACCAAGAATTCAAAATGGCCCAAGTGAGTCTGAAAAGCAGTTTTATGTTCCTCTCCTGGTGCCAATCTGATCTGATGATATCCAACTCTTAGGCCCAATTTAGAGAATTGGCATGCACCTTCCaattcatctaacaactcatcaataACTGGAATAGGATACTTGCCCTTAACACTGATAGCATTTAACTTTCTGTAATCATAAACAGGTCTCCAAGTTTTGTCTTTCTTCTGCACCATAATCATAGGTGAAGAAAAAGCACTGTTACTGTGCCTGATGATACCAGTTGCTAGCATTTCTTGAACCTGTTTCTCTACTTCATCTTTGAGAGCATGAGCAAGTCTATATGGCCTTGAGTATACTGGTTGAGCTCCAGGAATTAAGGGAATTGTATGATCATACTTTCTCCTAGGAGGTAAACCCATGGGTTTCTCAAAAACAGGAGCAAATTGATCCAAAATATCTTGTACCTCTTTAGGAATTTCAGATTGTGCACTGTCAGCATTCACCAGCAGGGCTGATACCTCAATGAGAGCCATACCTTGAGGAGATGCATCTTGGTCTAATAGAGTGACCTGGTTATCTCCCAACTGAAAACTTAACCAGTGTGCTGCCAAATAAACTAACATAGGGCTATGATAAACTAGCCAATCTAACCCAAGTATGCCATCATAGAAACCAAGTGGTAAGACTCTAAATGTGCTGACAAAATCATGGCCATCACAAGACCATTGCCCATTGGACAATTGCTTATCACAAGTAATTACTTGACCATTAGCCACCTTAACCATATTTACTGGCATCTCAGAGATTCCCTGTAGCTTGAGAGCCACAGCTTCAACAACAAAGGAATGGGTACTGCCAGAATCCACCAAAAACACCTGGGATAACCCTTGGAGTTGAATATTCAACTTCATAGTGGATGAGGTTGGTGCAGTCAAATTCCCCATAGCTGCTGCTGAAATAGAAATACAGTTAACTTCAGGTTCAGAATTATCCTGAGTTTCACTGCTTGCATGAGTGGAATTAAGCATATAGTCCCACATCTCCTACACTACATGCAACTGAATTTCCTGTTTGCATTTATGCTCTCTAGCCCAACGTTCACCACATATGAAATAGAGCCCTTTTGATTTTCTGTATGCTCTAAAAGCAGCTCCTCTGTCTTCTGTGGCTGATACTTGTCGAACAGTGCCAGCACTTCTTTTgttctcagcaacttttgagatgCCACTCTGTCTGTTCACAGTTGCGACGAAGAGGATGATCTGAAACTGGTTGTCATCGAAGGGATAGTAGTTGTATCACCTAGTTCTTTAGACAACAGAGCCAAGGCATATGCTGCATCAAGGTCAGAAGGTTGCTGGATTCCCACCAGTAACCGAATAGCTGGTATTAAACCCTCCATGGACCGAGTCACATAGTGAACAACACTAGGATTAGGCTCATAAGCAGTCAACTCATCATATAGTTCAGAGAAATGTTCAACATAATCCTCAACTGAACTAGTCTGCCTGATATGAAACATCTGTCGCAATATATTCTGATGTTTGTTGCGGCCGAAACGAGACTGCAACAGGGAACAAAATTCAGTCCAATTGACATTATGAGCTCGACAATGAGCAGATTACAGCCAACGAGCAGCTGATCCTTCGAACTGAGCAGATGCAAACGAAATCCATTGCTGCTGCGGAACATTCCAGAGTTTGAAGTAGTCCTCACAACGAGACTGCCACAGTTTCGGATTAGATCCATCAAAATGAGGCAACTCCATGCGAGGCCCGGAACTCAGTGAGTCCGGTACGAATGGCCGAAAATTCTCAATAGGCATACCTCTAGCTGGAGGGGGTACATACTTGGAACCTGCCTGTCGCTTCTCTGAATCTGGCTTGAATCCGTCAGATCCGCTGGGTCCGCCGTTGAGCGAAGGATGCGAGCCCAGCTGTGGCTCCCTTGGAGACACCGGTGATGATGACGACGCGACATGAGTGATGTGGTCCGCACCAATGTCGCCGCGAAGCTCGTCGAGGTCGACGCCGATGGACAGCTTGACGTCGTCGATGCGCCCGGACAGCAAATCCAGCTTGCCATCGAGCTTGGCCAGGGCGGATACTGTCGCCTCGTTGCGCTCCGACGCAGTTTTGGCGAGGACAACGTCGAAGTCCGCGCGCAGGAACTCGTAGACAGCACGGGTCTCCGCGGAATTTTGTCCATGGCTTCAGCTCGCCAGTGGCGAGCGAGGCGGGTGTGGTGGGGGTGGCTAGGTAGCTCGAGGATTCGACGGCTCTGATGCCAGATTGTGAGGTCTAGAGCTAGGAATCAACGAATTTCGTTCATCTCCATAGAAGGTAGCTACAATTTCAAACCCAAGAAAGgtacgggagagagaggagaggactaAGAACACGCAACACACACGCACGCCAAGTCCTAGCCGCCTGCCGCCGCGGCCGATCTGCTAGCTGGCCTAAGGCCCACTCGCTACCTGCAAGCCTGGTCGGCTTGCAGGTCTCCCTCTTGGGCCGCCCCGCATGAGAGTCCTTTGGCCTCAGGCCCACTCGCTACCTGCAAGCCGAGCCGGCTTGCAGGTCTCCCTCTTGGACCGGCCTGCATGAGAGTCCTTTGGTCTCAGGCCCACTCGCTACCTGCAAGCCGGGCCGGCTTGCAGGTCTCCCTCTTGGGCCGGCCCGCACGAGAGTCCTTTGCCGCTTCTGTAGCTGGGTCGCTGCCCCTTAAAAAGGTGTATTGTTTACAGGTGTAACTTACCGGTTCATGAGCAATTTCCGGCTGGAAACAAAATGACCGACTGAGGCATGTATTTTTTACGGATGTATTTAGAATGAAAACGGTGATACAAATAGGGCCTAAATGCATTTGAATTCGCATGTTCAGGGatccaaacacaaaaaacaacttAATTTACATCTGTTTGATGCATGTACTAATAGTACTACGGCATATTTTTCTTACATGGACGTGCGACAAATCAACATTTAAACCGTTTATTGAAGTCTACAAACAAATATTGCCACTACTTCAACAGCCCGGCCCAATGTGGGCAGGAACCGAACATTCttcagagagaaaaaaaaggccgTTCCGATCTGCTTGACTGCCTCCTCAGTACAGGGTGTTGTATGTGCAGAACGTTGCAACAATGGAGACGATGGTGATCACCAGAGGCGGCAGTAGGGTGATGTTGAGGAGCATGTCCGTGCCTAGGTAGCCCGCCGCGGTGATCGTCGCATCAGCAACCACACGGGCCAGCGTCCCGGCCTCCGTCGAAAGGAGGCCGCCATTGTAGGTCCCTCGGGAGAGCCTGGATGACATAACCCGCGAAAGCAGGGATAGGTTCACTCCTGCATTTGTTCGTGAGCAATGGAGAGATTGTTTCAGATATAAAATCGCATGTGCTGCTGAGCTGAATGATTCTCGGATTGTTATGGTGTACATACCTTCAAGCACCTCTGCGAATACGAATGTGATGAGAGCTGAAGAGACATATTGTGGAATCGAGTAGTGAGGAGTGTAACGGAAGCTCATGATAATGCCGATCagaaccatgatttcagatgccaCCAGAATTTGCCTGCGAAAAAAAGGTTTTTTTTTCCTGCCATTAGAAATCTTTAAAATGGGCGTAACTAAGGCCTtgacatctactccctccgttcctaaatataagtctttctagagattccactactagactacatacagatgtatatagacatactttaaagtgcaggttcattcattttgctccgtatgtagactcttagtgaaatctcttaaaagacttatatttatgaacggagggagtagtaacctGAACTGTATATAGTTTattttactactccctctgtccgataatataagagcgtttttgacactaATGTAGTGTtaaaaatgctcttatattatgagACGGAGGGAATAGTATGATACTTATAGAAAAGAGAAGTTACCTGTCCTCAAACCAATTTGTAACGTAGCTCCCGACAATGGCATTTACTGGAAGAACAGTCAACCCAAGAATCGCTAAAAAGATGGCCACGGCACTTGTATCCCAGTTAAAATAGTATGTGGTGATGACACTTGATTCGGAGAGCAAaatttccatcgcatacttgagcataaaatatatcaatagTTGGACCTGCGAAATGACCGTTCATGCGAAGTTATTAAAGGAAAAGACAGAAGACAGTAGTTTCAGTACATAAAGTAAACCTATACATGAACATATGTCCAAACTCCAATGGAAAGAGGGGCAAGCACCTCCAAGATTTTCCTTTGGGCTCGTCGTCATGTTCACTTGTCATGTACTGGTGTGTTGTCTGCTTAATTGTGTGTCAATGCCAACGTACCTTCCAGTTATTAGaatatgtatttttaattatTGTTAAACCAAGACACGATATCTCACGTTATGGAGTTCAGGCAACTTCACTCAATTTTTGTATAAATGAAACTATGGTGAAAATGTGGTTTCTTTTTGGTATGCTTGAGTTCAGGGAAAACAGAAGAGTGGTTAGGGAAAAAAAAGAAACCTTCACAGAGGGTGTCAGCAATTTATATGCTGAAGCAAAGGATGTTGCTGGTTCATGGGAACTTTTGGCATCTTCATTATCATCGTTATCATCCGAATTATCATCCAGCATCTCTTCTGAACCTAGAAGCAGAGGTTGTGCTAGACCTTCCTCCAAGTTAGCACTTTCCTGATGACCTACATCTACAAGAAGTTAACTTCATGTTAGAACAATTTCTGGTGATTATACGCTGTTATCGTACAAGGATGAATTCCAGAGTAGTTTATGTTTTCAAACAGGACAATTTGTTGTTCCAAAAAAAGATTCTCCCTTCGATCCATATTACTTGTAGCTGGtttagtataaagttgtactaacTTGTACTAAACCAGTGACAAGTAATATGGATTGGAGGGAGTAACATTTTGCATTAGCAAGCTACTACTGTGGGTTGAGAGCTTACCAGATTCAGAAGGCTGAGGTGTACTGGCTGCAGCCTTGGCTGCCTCCCTAGCGAAGTGTTCCGGCTCTTTGAATGAAAACCATAGCCACACCAAGTAAAGAAGCCAAGCAACTGACATGACCCATCCGGGTAATGTGCTCTGGTTAAAAGTCAGCGAGTATATCGTAAATTTTGTCTGAAGAAAACCAGCAAGGCCAGGGCCACATGCCATTCCAAGAGCACTAGCACTGACGAACCCTGCAGAGGCTTGTAGTCTGATCTTGAGAGGCACACAGTCACTGATATACCGACGGTTCACAGCTCTTGCAGAACCCAACCTATTGTCAGTATGACAAACGGAGCTACTTCAGAATATCTCAAACCATAAAAAATAATGACATGTGATCTGATCGAGAAACAAAAAACGAATTCATAACGGCAAGTTTGTCGAAGTGAGGAAAAAGATCTGCATACCCGCATAGTATCCGGCCAATCAGGAGAACTGTCAGGGAGTTTAGGTCATATGCCAATGCATACAGCAGGTTCCCAGAGAATAGCATAATGCTGCTGAATACTAGAGGTCTGAAGTATGACCTATTCGACCAGGCACTGAAATAAACCGAAGAGAACACCTGAGCGACCGCCATCGATCCAATGATTATGCCGCAAACTGTCGCGGCGGCTCCAAGACTCACTGAGTAGTCATCTGCGGTCGGGACAATGATATATGTGTTCACCATGTAAAGAAATGTGTTCACTAGGTTAAGCATCAGGGACATGAAATGGTAGCTCTCATCATCGACATTATCCTCTGATCCACTGGGTGTGTCGTCTTGGACGATAAGTGCATGTTGTCCCAAGTATTGCATAAAACTCGTCGCATGTGTGAGTTTCTGTACCGCATGGTTTACCTGGTCTATGATAGGGTCCTGAATATTGGAGAAAAGAATCACACCACACTTTTAAAACCGTACAACAAATAGAACTGAAAGAGAGTGGAACCTTGGAAATACATTACCTGCAGTACAACTGATGGATTATCATATATGGATAAAAAGCTTCCTCGATGCTCATGTTCCAGATATGCAAGGTTGCGTGATAAAGCACCTGCAACTGCTACAATTCCCTGTATTGGTAGAAGCGCATGATAAGTTGCAGAAATGCGGATTAGCTgctggaaaagaagaagaaaaacagtcGCCAATATAAGATGCCAGAAAATTACCACTTGCTTAAAGACTTGCTGAAGCTGCGAATAAGGATGGTTTGAACGAGTGGTGACATAATAATCTGTAAATTTATAGCCAAACCGCTTATCGAATTTCTTCAGTATCTTCCTTAGACCGGTAGCATTCATGTCAACAAAGCGGAGAAGCTTTACGAGATCTCTTCCAACTTCTCTGTAATCCTCACGAAGTTGGAAAACTCTTGATGCATCAACCTGTTGCATAATAGCAGCACGCTGTGCTCCCAATTCCTCAATCCTTCTAGAGAGGTGGCCTTGTTGTTGCAGCAGAAAGAGCACGATCCTTTCAATCTGAATTTAGCAACACAAAAGAACTTTAGCTAATTAATGTGtgttttaattattttcaaaTCAATAAATGCAAATGGGATAACATGCGAGCTATTAAAGGCTAGGTTAGGTGTCCCAAACaatttacctatatatatatatatatatatatatataggttagCTCCCAATTCCTCGATTTTAATTTCAATATATGTATAGCTCGTGGTGTAGGGAACGATAGACCAAATGGACAAGCAGCTTGAAAATTTGTATTTATGATCATTTCAAGAGAAATCACTCTCTGCATACCTGATCATCAAGAATCCTCGAGAACTCCTTAAGAACTTGCTCGCAATCTTTGCCGCCAATTTGGGTCTGTTGAACGTATTGCTTTaacaatttcttcatcaatttgtaATTGATATAGTACCTATAAGAACATAAAGACAAAATAACTCATAAGATTACTGCAGGAAATTTATTGAACTTATGAAGAAAATTGTGA
This window encodes:
- the LOC123427456 gene encoding SPX domain-containing membrane protein OsI_17046; translated protein: MVNFGKKLMADQVEEWKGYYINYKLMKKLLKQYVQQTQIGGKDCEQVLKEFSRILDDQIERIVLFLLQQQGHLSRRIEELGAQRAAIMQQVDASRVFQLREDYREVGRDLVKLLRFVDMNATGLRKILKKFDKRFGYKFTDYYVTTRSNHPYSQLQQVFKQVGIVAVAGALSRNLAYLEHEHRGSFLSIYDNPSVVLQDPIIDQVNHAVQKLTHATSFMQYLGQHALIVQDDTPSGSEDNVDDESYHFMSLMLNLVNTFLYMVNTYIIVPTADDYSVSLGAAATVCGIIIGSMAVAQVFSSVYFSAWSNRSYFRPLVFSSIMLFSGNLLYALAYDLNSLTVLLIGRILCGLGSARAVNRRYISDCVPLKIRLQASAGFVSASALGMACGPGLAGFLQTKFTIYSLTFNQSTLPGWVMSVAWLLYLVWLWFSFKEPEHFAREAAKAAASTPQPSESDVGHQESANLEEGLAQPLLLGSEEMLDDNSDDNDDNEDAKSSHEPATSFASAYKLLTPSVKVQLLIYFMLKYAMEILLSESSVITTYYFNWDTSAVAIFLAILGLTVLPVNAIVGSYVTNWFEDRQILVASEIMVLIGIIMSFRYTPHYSIPQYVSSALITFVFAEVLEGVNLSLLSRVMSSRLSRGTYNGGLLSTEAGTLARVVADATITAAGYLGTDMLLNITLLPPLVITIVSIVATFCTYNTLY